One window of the Cryptomeria japonica chromosome 7, Sugi_1.0, whole genome shotgun sequence genome contains the following:
- the LOC131039933 gene encoding SKP1-like protein 12, translated as MAEDPTAAMAKECKVRLKSSDDTIFEVEYGVAMQSQMLKNALSDTGTDGNVPLHIISSEIMAKVVEYCAYHVNAANTISEKDVKMWDQEFVKDLDQETLFNLIMATQYLVIHNLQDLICQTVADRIKDKRAEEVREIFNIQNDLTPEDEEEIRHENQWTFDEEGWPEIQEEVRREG; from the coding sequence ATGGCGGAGGATCCCACTGCAGCCATGGCGAAGGAATGTAAGGTGAGATTGAAGAGTTCGGATGACACTATTTTTGAGGTAGAGTATGGCGTAGCCATGCAGTCGCAGATGTTAAAGAACGCTCTGAGTGACACCGGCACTGACGGCAACGTGCCTTTGCACATCATTTCCAGTGAAATAATGGCGAAGGTGGTCGAGTACTGCGCATATCATGTTAATGCCGCCAACACCATCTCGGAGAAGGATGTGAAGATGTGGGATCAGGAGTTCGTGAAGGACCTTGATCAAGAAACCCTTTTTAATCTCATCATGGCCACCCAGTACCTGGTTATACACAATCTTCAAGATTTAATATGCCAAACTGTAGCAGAcaggattaaggataaaagagCAGAAGAGGTCAGAGAGATATTTAACATACAAAATGACTTGACTCCTGAAGACGAGGAAGAAATCAGGCATGAAAATCAATGGACGTTTGACGAAGAAGGCTGGCCTGAAATTCAGGAAGAAGTCAGGCGTGAAGGTTGA